In the genome of Microplitis demolitor isolate Queensland-Clemson2020A chromosome 5, iyMicDemo2.1a, whole genome shotgun sequence, the window agttataatagaaaaataagggaTCAATTTGATgctaaaatttactttattacttTAAGTTACAATTACTTCGAAATAATTAGACCtacgtaaaaatttaatgagaccttttttgtagagaatttaattacctacaaaattgcttatataaatttttgtcgtATCTCTATTAGTTAAtccacaattaaaatttttttataattactgttgAACGCAACTGctagttaaatatataaatatatataaagtatatattattattaaaggaTATTAAATCATATTGCCAAGATATTCCCGGAGATTTCCCATACCCAATAATTGCTGATGACGACCGCAGTTTGGCTGTTAAATTGGACATGATCGATGAAGAATCTAAAGATGATCCTGAAAACGCAATAACTGTACGCGCGCTTTATATTGTAAGTCCTGATCATCGTTTACGTCTGAGTATGCAATATCCTACTTCAACTGGTCGTAATGTCGAGTaagtcaataattataaataatttaaatcattaacatatttaatatttaaatatttaacagcgAAATTCTACGTGTCATTGATTCATTGCAACTCGTAGACCGTAAGCCGCAAATTGCAACCCCGGCTAATTGGACTGTaagttttcattaaattatttaacttgaattaatttaaataaaataaattatatttttttacagccTGGAGAAAAAGTTATGATACTACCGACAGTTGATGATAGCGagttatcatcattatttccCGGGGGTGTTGATAAAGTTTTGATGCCTTCTGGTAAAGTTTACGTCCGTACTACAAccgattattaaattacttattttccttcattttttaaaatttattatttagtctgttattttttttaatcctttcaaattaatattttttttattaaattaattaatacgaTGCTGTAAGATGGAGTAAATTTATCAAGGTCATCAAGTGACGATAATCGACCGGTCTAAGGTCTAATCCAATGAAAGccgaaagaattttttatacaaaaagtATGAGATCTTTCAAACCTGAGATTCGTTCCATCACCGACTTTTGAATTtgatttagtttaaaaatttgaatttaaatttaatttggtttaaaaatttgaatttgaatttaatttgatttaaaagtttgaatttgaatttaatttgatttaaaaatttgaatttgaatttaatttgatttaaaaatttgaatttgaatttaatttggtttaaaaatttgaatttgaatttgatttagtttaaaaatttaaatttgaatttaaattttactaaattgaCCAGATATGGAATTACCCAGTCTAATAAGatataccataaaaaaaaagtaacgacAATTTAAAGTTCCAGATTCGAATCCTGACAgcgccattttttttatttttaaaaatattaataactaaaaattatctttatatttttaaataaaaataaaaaaaaattttttattctccatagataactaattttaaaaaaatgtataccagttatgtaatttgaatttgaataaatagtaaaaataataacttacaaCATTGGGTGGTAATTTATGTCCaggtaaatatttaacattttcatgctgagtatttattatttccgtAAGTTTTTTTCCATCAATCATTTCTTCATAAACGTACATAGTTACTTGTTCttcaaatttgttattaaatttagtgGCATTGGCGCCAACTATTTTAGCGATTGCTGAGCCcctgaattatttaaattttttattacattaaatttaaataaatattaatgacaaacaaaacactaattttataaatttgaataaaattagcaatttaattaacatctcagatattaaaaaaaaaattaccagttGCCACTTCCGACGATGCAGACCTTCTTCTTGGACATgtttggaaattaaaaaaaatttacttttgctGTAACGTGCAATCGAGTATCAATGGCTTGACTGACTGAACTCTGACAGTTCCTGTCCTAGTACTTCTTAAAAAGTCACCACCAGTTGAAATTAATCATTGACCTTAGCAGCAAATACCGAAAGACAAAAAAGAGTAGGGTAGAatgagaaagaaaatttaattgtcaacTGGTTGGTCGGACGTTGGAGGTCTTTGCTGTTGGATCAACTCCAATGTCTCGGATCCGCGTTTAAGGATGAACTGAGTTGAGAATAGTACTAACGGAGACGTAACTATTAACGGGGTACTCGGccaatgttaaatttaacaccgcgactctaattattacattacttactattaatattttactcttTTGTCACACACTTTTCTATcaatctctctctctctcttttttgtctttttttaaacaaaatagcattcaattgattttttacgCAACATGacattgacatattttttttcttattttataacgTTATTTATATAACCATTGATcgattcatttattaatcgaATCGATTATCTTAGAAATAGAGGaactgatttaattatgttaatttttaatttcaataattttatggcAGAATTTAAATCTCAACGATACGTTtagaaaattacatattaattttgaatactaactaaaatttttgtaaacaatttttaaattagtttttaaaacacATTTAAAGGAAAagtgggattttttttttcagagtactttcgttcttaaaattttgaaaatttgtgacattattaagcatcatttcaagaatattctgataaattttcataaaaaaatatttaaaaatcagccAGTGgcagtggggagagacgagtcactaaaaaaaaaagtctccatagtaggcaggataactcatgactgcctcatctgaaatcaaaaaaccaaaaaaatttctttggtacataagtttatcttagatttgaacgaaggattttttttttcaatgattacttattttttaattaaacaaaaggaaGAATTTTAGGCAAAAATCAGTCTTTTGATTGcacctttaccaaaaattcaaaaattgatattttgtttattccttcgttcaaatccaagataaacttgtgtaccaaaaaaatctttttggttttttgatttcagatgaagcattcatgagttatcctgcttacggcatggagactttttttttaaggtgactcgtctctccccactaccactggcttatttttcaatatttttggatgaaaatttatcagaatatttttgaaatgatccttaataatgtcacaacttttaagaattttaataaaaactgtactctgaaaaaaaaaatcacaaaaagtCCTCTTTTTTTGTTATCTCAGACCAGCTTCCCtccttaaattattataaaaaataattatttttctttattttgcaACTTACGGCGATAAAGTAAAGCTTAGGAAGAATTTTCTAAGGCCGCGGTCTCGGCCCACTGATTAAACTCTAGGATATATTCTAgtgtttgttaattttttaaaaataaaaaattaatagtgtatgaaaaaattaataataataataataataataataataattaaagaaataacagaggtataaaaatattttttttaccccatATTATCTTTAAgcctcaaaaaaaagtttaaaaagcccgcgaaaatttaaagcgtaaaaattcaaaaataaaaaaaacaattatttttttaaaaacattcattcactttatatatttttgatttcactctcttatacttttaaaaaatcacccactgtcattattttcaaaaacttacaaACTATTTTGCCTTAACAATTAGCACtaatctaaattttattaaataaattaaataaaaaaaaaaatgaaaaaaaaatgcgaatatttttttcaaatgacatttaatgaatattttttttatggcatgattcgtaaaaaaatattacatttatttggttcacttttaattattattaatcttgagtaaaaaatttaattattaattatctcgATGGCTGAGAGCTGTCGGCACTTAGAGATGACATTTTGGTGGCACGTTCTGGTCATTGTCGTACCTGAATATGAATTGAatgaagtgataaaaaaaaattaatggtagtgaatgatttaattttaataattaattattaattattaattaaaattttatctaacaagccagttagtttataattaataacaagtaACACACACATgcatttgattatttatagataaattagcAACGGACATTAGCTTTggacaataaattaaaatattaatttatacataattaaacatttgatatatattttaaatccatACTGATACAATTCAGAGTggtaacaatttttaatcacATCCCGAACATTctcttaatttttcatatattatatatttttttatttatatttaattccctaTTAATCTAACAAACAACAACAAATTTAacagacaaataaaaataaatcaacagtaaaattaaattatctctattctttacttaattaattaattaaataacaaaaaattagtatatctaaaatactaattatatattttatttattttttggttcTAGTGTTGATTAAATCAACTAATTGCACTGTTTAAATGCGtaagcaaaattaaattttttttttttttttttttgaaaatttaatttaataatttttaaaaatatatttatttgtaaatgaaatttataaaaataatttttgtaaaataattaaagcagAAAATTAgtgacaaataattaataatttaaatttatgagaaagtgtactagtaaaaaatataaaaatatatttaattagttttatctaCAACCGCAGTACACTTTTgtaattattctaattacgGCAGTCAATCTAATGGCCTGTCTCTATGTTCATGACTGGTTGAACTACGACTCATACGAGCACGTATGGATTCATTCATGTATGAGAATAGAACCATAGATTTCTAGCCATTGGCCCTTGTCAGACCACACATCCCTTAAAgtaacatatataatatagatttatatgtACTGTAAGTTTAATGTGAACATCCACAGCAAATACTTTTCATTATGACGGATGTATTATGAAAAGCTTTGCCTCAGACCTTCTGCACTTTGCTTCTggtatttatagatatatactctgtaaaaaattgggactGATAacggaatttatttaaatccgaactCACTTGGAGTtctggagtaaaaaaaaaatcactccgaataggaagtaaataaaaatttattttttcggagAAATGATTTCCTCCGGATTTAATTCGCGTTCACtctccaaattttttacagtgtatacaATGTAGTCCAGTCGAAATTCCTAAATAAGAGAATTTCTCTAAAATTggtgtaaatttaattgaaggtCTATGACGTCACCCACAAacgccaaaaataaaaaaaaattactccagggattgatgagaaaaaaaatgaaaacagattttttataaatatttcagtcaaaaaaaaattttaaataaaacttgtacagaaaaaaatatcataattttttttgtatctttaaaaaataacacgtaataaatttttaaaattttgaagctTCAACCCCTGGTGTAATGACTTTTTTAGTTTGAAGCTGTATGGATTTGACGTCACAGACCAATGAAATTTGCGCTCATTAGAAAAATGTCTTCTATTTCGGAATTTTGATTCGACTAAAATCCCTATGAGAAGGTCTGGCAGGCCAGCCAGTCCCTACGTAAATGTCTAGCTCAGAAAAGCATAAACTTTTAAAGAGTAGGACTCTGGcaatttttttcgcaatttaaaaattctaaaattaaacatttaatttttataaattatcatctaCATATTTACAtgttaaaaatcataattatcacTAACTGGAGAtccaaataatataaaaaaataaaatagttagcAAGCTCGACCCTCAGACCCCACAACCAACGACAAAGAAATTCCAATACTCCAACATAAGAATCCTTAAATCTTTGTATACTTTGTATagattgtttttgttttttgtttttattgagcTTACATGTGTTCCGGGTGGCTGCGAATGCAGTCGATGAGATCAGTCGGCTGCAATTCACCGACGCAGATTCGATGGATCGCGGTGAATAGTGGAAACCTGGCTTCCATGTCTTTGGCTTTTAACATATAGTTGACTTCTTCAGCAGTAATTGGTCCTTGGAGTTTCTGGCCATTTAACATTTCTTTTTCTAGCTCAATTATTGActgtaacaaatatttttatttatttatttttcgttcaaattatcatttatttatgacaCTGAATTCAGCCGacgtctaaaaattttttaaatttatttcaaaaatataaattataaaaaaaattatatgctaaaaaatttcacttatagttttttaaattttctacatgtgcattttttcagttttttttttttttttttttatacttaattaatttgttggaaaaaaaaatcgaaaattgttatgatcctgaagtcaacagacaattaaaaattttcaaaaattttttttaacaaatcaattacaaaaaaaaaaaagtagaaaaatgcacatgtagaaaataaaaaaaactataagtgcaattttttgaaaattatttttttttatgatttatagttttttaaagaatccaaaaattattagacatcggctaacttcagtatcataaaattgttgattgaCTGCTAACCTGTGtcatatttttcaagtcaattataagaaaaaaaaaaatacacatgtagaaaattaaaaaaactacaggtgcatttttttcaaatattttttttattttgaaaaataattcaaaaattattggacgtCGGCTAACTATGATTCTAAatttagccgacgtctaataatttttgaatttattttaaaaacataaattataaaaaaaaaatatttaaaaaaattgcacttgtagtttttttcattttctacatgtgcatttttttttaaattgactttttgaaaaataaaatccaaaaattattaattgtctgctaacttcagtatcatattttgaaatgtttaaaaaacaacctttttctataaaaatttagaagtacCTCCCCCACCACGTGTTGTCTCTCCCTCCCCTAAttctcaaattaaaaaataaaaaattacctttcCACTTTTAACAAAAGCTTCCGAAACTTTACGATTACGTCCACCATAACAAGTTGTTATTAAATCAGCAACACCACAGCTCTCAAAAAATGTGCTGAGTT includes:
- the LOC103579477 gene encoding peroxiredoxin-6 → MRLNSIIPNFQADTTKGPIDFYEWQGDSWVVIFSHPADFTPVCTTELGRIAVHYPHFKKRNVKLLAHSVDKLKDHVDWVNDIKSYCQDIPGDFPYPIIADDDRSLAVKLDMIDEESKDDPENAITVRALYIVSPDHRLRLSMQYPTSTGRNVDEILRVIDSLQLVDRKPQIATPANWTPGEKVMILPTVDDSELSSLFPGGVDKVLMPSGKVYVRTTTDY